In the Malania oleifera isolate guangnan ecotype guangnan chromosome 1, ASM2987363v1, whole genome shotgun sequence genome, one interval contains:
- the LOC131149682 gene encoding inactive receptor-like serine/threonine-protein kinase At2g40270, giving the protein MRLRIAMGTAYCLDYMHQLTPPIFHRNLQSSSVYLTEDYAAKVSDSSFWNKVTAAKKGSAATELLDTPAADPEGNIHRFGVILLEMVTGRLAYSVGSGSLTGWACDYLNGNKPSREMVDPTLKSIKEDELEKLLQVVKICIHPDPDRGQYNLFL; this is encoded by the coding sequence ATGAGGCTGCGTATAGCTATGGGCACAGCATACTGCCTCGATTATATGCATCAGCTCACCCCACCCATATTTCATAGGAACCTCCAATCTTCCTCTGTATATCTGACTGAGGACTATGCAGCCAAAGTTTCAGACTCCAGTTTCTGGAATAAGGTAACTGCAGCCAAGAAAGGATCAGCTGCCACAGAGCTCTTAGATACGCCAGCAGCAGATCCAGAAGGCAACATCCACAGATTTGGGGTAATTTTATTGGAGATGGTGACGGGAAGGCTAGCCTACTCAGTAGGAAGTGGCTCTCTCACAGGCTGGGCATGTGACTATCTGAATGGGAATAAACCCTCAAGAGAAATGGTGGATCCAACTCTGAAGTCTATCAAAGAGGATGAACTAGAGAAACTGCTTCAAGTGGTAAAAATTTGTATCCACCCTGACCCGGACAGAGGCCAATATAACTTGTTTCTctaa